One Bombina bombina isolate aBomBom1 chromosome 5, aBomBom1.pri, whole genome shotgun sequence DNA segment encodes these proteins:
- the LOC128659336 gene encoding akirin-2, with product MACGATLKRTIDFDPLLSPAASPKRRRCAPLSTSGPSPQKYLRMEPSPFGEVSSRLTAEQILYNIKQEYKRMQKRKHLESSFQHTDPCCSTEGQPQTFLPSGPTLPGSSTSSTLRKEQPLFTLRQVGMICERLLKEREDKIREEYEEILTTKLAEQYDAFVKFTHDQIMRRYGEQPASYVS from the coding sequence ATGGCATGTGGAGCCACATTAAAAAGGACTATCGATTTCGACCCCTTGTTGAGTCCGGCTGCCTCTCCCAAGAGGAGAAGATGTGCCCCACTATCCACCTCAGGGCCTTCCCCTCAAAAATACCTCCGCATGGAGCCCTCGCCCTTTGGCGAGGTGTCATCCAGACTCACTGCAGAACAAATCCTTTACAACATAAAGCAAGAGTATAAACGGATGCAAAAGAGAAAACACTTGGAAAGCAGCTTTCAACATACAGACCCCTGCTGTTCTACAGAAGGGCAGCCACAGACTTTCCTCCCTTCTGGGCCAACTTTACCTGGATCATCCACTTCCTCAACATTACGAAAGGAACAGCCACTTTTTACTCTAAGACAGGTTGGAATGATATGTGAACGTCTCCTTAAAGAACGAGAAGATAAAATTCGCGAAGAATATGAAGAAATTTTGACCACAAAACTTGCAGAACAATATGATGCTTTTGTGAAATTTACGCATGATCAGATTATGCGACGATATGGAGAACAGCCTGCTAGTTATGTTTCATGA